The following is a genomic window from Sutcliffiella horikoshii.
CAGTGGAAGGCGCGCAGACTCCCGCGGGAGGAAGGGACAGGGGAGACCCCGCAACGAAGTGAGGAGGCTCCCGGACCGCCCGCAGGAAAGCGAAGCGCCTGGAACGGAAATCAACGGTTAAGATTTAACACACACAAAAAGGCCCAATCATCCCTGAAAAAGGGACGAATGGACCGTGGTACCACCCTTATTATTTCACACAAAAAATGCAGAAATCACTTAACCTTGTAACGTAAGGATACGTCACAGCCTACTAATTTGTTCAGCCGTGAAGCTCAGAAGTCCATTCCTAAACGGTTAGCTGTTTGTTCACACCACCCACAAACTCTCTAAAAACTAAGCAGTTTAGTACTACTCTTCATCATTGCTTTTATTGAATAAATATTCTTTTATTATAACCATTTCAATGGAAAATATCAACTATTGTAATACATAAATAGCGAAATCAACATACAAAGGAACAACAACAGGGAAGCTACAAAAATATGCTGAGTGGATAGTGGTTGTAATAGTTCAGATGGCGGTCTCATTTCATTTCTAATATCTTGTGCTAACTCTTTGTCAGGTTGTGAGGATGCAAAAATTCTTCTGAAACTGTAGGTAATACCATCAAAAAAACCTTTTTGGACCACTAATGTAAATAAAGAAATAAAAATAAAGACACTAGAAATGGTAAAGGATGTATTAATGAAGGTCAGCAGGTTAATTTCTCCATAATATATCCAACTTGTGCCGAATGTCGCTAAAAGTAAAATCAAGAAAAAGATGAGTGAAGATCTAATCGAAATATTCATGCTCCCTCCTATGTAAGAAGTTTAAAATTTGTCATCTAAATTGTATTGTAATGAAATGAATAGAATAAGACAAATATAAAGAAACTATAAAAGGAATTACTTGTAAAAGTATAAAGTCAAAAAGATGTAACGTTTGTAATATATTTGCAATATTTGAAGCATTATTCACGAAAACTTTATAGGTCTTTCGAACCATTTTTGTAATGAATATGCTTGAAATATCAGTATTTTGTAAAATTGACGTTAAATTTATGAATGCACAATGTTTAGAAAACTTGTATAATAAAAATCGTTACCTCGAAACACAACAATTTTCGACATAATTTTCTAGGGGGTTAAGTAAATGAAAAAGTCAAAATATTTACTTCTTTTAGCGCTTACACTTGTACTTAGTGCTTTCTTAGCTGCATGTGGCGGCGGAAATTCAGCGCAAAACAATGGAGGACAAGGGGAAACTCCACCAGCAGGTGAAGGAGAACCTACAGGTCCACAAGTACTTAACGTAGTTGATTCTGCAGAGATTCCAACAATGGACTCAGTACAAGGTACTGATGCAGTAGCATTCAACGTAATGAACAACGTTTTTGAAGGTCTTTACAGACTTGGAGAAAATGATGAAGTAGTAGAAGGTGTTGCGAAAAGTCATGAAGTATCCGAAGACGGTCTTACTTATACTTTCACATTACGTGAAGATTCCGTATGGTCAAACGGCGAGCCTGTAACGGCAAACGATTTCGTATTTGCTTGGCAGCGTGCAGTTGACCCGAACTCTGGTTCTGAATATGGTCCATATATGATGAATGGAAAAATCAAAAATGCTACACAAGTTTCTGCTGGTGAATTACCACTTGAAGAGCTTGGTGTAAAAGCAGTTGATGATTATACTCTTGAGGTAACGCTTGAGCAACCAGTTGCTTATTTTGAATCTTTAATGACATTCCCTACGTTCTTCCCACAAAACCAAAAGTTCTTGGAAGAACAAGGTGACAAATATGCATTAGAAGCTGACACTCTAATCTACAACGGTCCATTCACTTTAGACAGCTGGGAGCATGAAGTAGGCTGGACAATGAAGAAAAATGCTGACTATTGGGATGCTGAAACAGTAAAACTTGATGAAATCAACGTTAAAGTTGTTAAAGAAGTTTCTACTGGTGTTAACTTATACACTGCACAACAAATTGATATTTCTCCTGGTTTAACATCTGACTTTGTAACTCAGTACAAAGAAGATCCAGATTTGATTTCTTACCTGGAGCCAACTATTTTCTGGTTTAAATTTAACCAAACGAAAAACGAAGCTTTAGCGAATGTTAACATCCGTAAAGCAATTTCTATGGGCTTCAATAAGCAAGACATGGCTGATTACGTATTAAACAACGGTTCTATTCCGGCAAACTACTCTGTACCTGTTGAATTTGTTCAACACCCTGAAACAGGAGAAGACTTCCGCGAAAAGAATGGCGATATAAACGCATTTGATGCAGAAAAAGCTAAAGAGCATTGGGAAAAAGGTCTTGAAGAGCTAGGTACTGAGGCTGTTACAATTGAAATCCTTGGTGGAGACACTGAAACAGCGAAAACTATGCAAGAATACCTTCAAAACCAATTGCAAGAAAATCTTCCTGGTTTAACAATCAAGTTGAAAGAAGTACCATTTGCTCAACGTCTGGATTTAGATGCAGCAATGGACTATGACATGCAGCTTGCTGGATGGGGTCCTGACTATCTTGATGCGATTTCTTTCTCTAATCTTTGGATTACAGATGGTGGAAACAACAAGATGGGTTATTCCAACGAAGAGTACGATAAATTATTGAACGACGTAATGACTACGTATGCGAACGATCCAGTAAAACGTTTTGAAGCGATGCAAGAAGCAGAAAGAATTCTTCTTGAAGAAGACGCTGCGATTGCTCCAATCTACCAACGTGGTACGACAAGACTTTGGAAGCCTTACGTTCAAAACGTATACCGTCACAACTTTGGTCCTGACTTCAGCTACAAATGGGCTTACATCAGCGGTAAATAATATTATACTGATATAAAAATAATTCTTTTAAAATAGAGAAAAAGAGAGTATATTTGAAACATATACTCTCTTTTTCCCTGTAAGGAAATTGTCGAATTTTAGGGAAAATTATAAACAATTCGAATTCGACGCATTATTTTTTAGGAGGTGCAGAGATGACAAAGTACTTGTTGCAACGTATCTTATATATGTTTATCACCTTATTCTTAATTGCCTCATTTACATTCTTCCTGATGAAGATGATGCCAGGTTCCCCATTTACGATGCAAGACAAACTGTCAGAAGCACAAAAAGCAATTCTAAATGCCAAATATGGTCTTGATGATCCAATGCCTGTACAATATTTGAAATATCTAGGAAGCCTAGTTCAAGGTGATCTTGGTATCTCGTTTCAATATGACAACAGAAGCGTTACGAGTTTGATTATGCAGCGTATCGGCCCATCAGCTCAACTTGGGTTCCAAGCAATGTTCTTCGGTACAATAATCGGAATATTCTTAGGAGTTATTGCTGCATTAAGACAAAACACATGGGTTGACTACGGTTCCACCATTATGGCCGTGCTTGGTAAATCGATTCCTTCCTTTGTTTTCGCAGGATTATTACAATACTGGATTGGGGTTAAACTTGGCTGGTTTCCAGTTGCCTTCTGGTCAGGATGGGAATTTACGGTCCTGCCAACGATTGCACTAGCGATGTTCCCAATCGCCATTTCCGCACGTTTCATGCGTACCGAAATGATCGAGGTTTTAGGTTCAGATTATATTACTTTGGCACGTGCTAAAGGTGCTTCCAATTATGATATCGCAGTAAAGCATGCATTAAGAAATGCATTGATTCCAGTCGTAACGGTTCTAGGACCGTTGGCTGTAAGTTTGATGACAGGAACACTTGTTATTGAGAAAATCTTCTCTATCCCAGGTCTTGGAGAACAGTTTGTGCGATCCATTACAACAAACGACTATCCAGTAATCATGGGAACGACATTGTTCTTTGCAGCACTTTTCATTGTCATCGTTCTTGTAGTTGATATTCTTTATGGAATTATCGACCCGCGTATTCGCCTGGCAGGAGGTAAGAAATAATGAATAACAACAAATTTGATAAACTGCCAAAGGAATTATTCCAACCGGCGGTACAAGACCCTAGTAAAAGTGAAAAAATAGCGAAACCAAGTTTGACCTATTGGCAAACTGCATGGTTGCGCATTAAGAAAAATAAAGCAGCTATTGCTGGAGCTGTTATTCTAATCGTCATTGCATTTCTTGCACTTTTTGGACCATTTATGAATAATCACGGTTTTAATACTCAGGATGTAACACAGGGGAATCTTCCTCCTAAAGTTCCTGGCATTGAGAAACTTGGTATCATGGATGGAACAAGAGATGGAGTGGACGTTTACGAACAACGTGGAGTTGAAGATTATTATTGGTTCGGTACCGATAGTCTTGGACGTGACTTATGGACACGTGTTTGGACAGGTACACGTATTTCTCTATACATTGCCCTATTAGCAGCTTTCATTGATATGGTAATAGGTGTAGCTTATGGTGGAATTTCAGGTTTTTACGGTGGACGTACAGATAACATCATGCAACGTATCATCGAAGTTTTAGTTGGTATTCCAAATTTAGTTATCGTTATTCTAATGATTCTCGTACTTGAGCCGGGGATTATAGCGATTACCATAGCATTAACCATAACCGGTTGGGTCGGAATGGCCAGGGTCGTCCGGGGGCAGGTTCTAAAGCTTAAGAGCCAGGAATATGTCCTTGCATCCAAAACGCTCGGTTCAACCAATAACCGAATCATAACTAAACACTTACTGCCGAACGTGGTAGGAGTAGTCATCATTAATACGATGTTTACCATTCCAAGTGCTATTTTCTTCGAGGCATTCCTAAGCTTCATCGGACTCGGCTTGAAGCCTCCTATGGCATCACTTGGTACGTTAATAGACGACGGATTCAAATCCTTGCAGATCTTCCCGCACATCATGGTGTTCCCAGCAATTATCATCAGTTTATTGATGATTGCGTTTAACCTTGTAGCGGACGGGTTCCGTGATGCATTAGATCCTAAGATGAAAGACTAGTTATAAAGGCAGGTGAATGACAATGGAAAAAATTCTTGAAGTGAAAAACTTACATGTTTCTTTTGATACATTCGGAGGAGAAGTCAAGGCTATCCGTGGAGTTGATTTTGATTTAAAAAAAGGTGAAACGTTGGCGATTGTGGGGGAATCCGGGTCCGGAAAATCCGTAACTACAAAAACCGTTATGCGTTTATTACCTAAACATAATTCCAATATTAAACACGGTGAAATCTTATTTGACGGAAAAGACTTAGCAAAGCTTTCTGAAAAAGAAATGCAGAACATCCGCGGAAAAGAAATCGCAATGATTTTCCAGGATCCAATGACTTCTCTAAATCCGACAATGACTGTTGGTAAACAGATTATGGAAGGAATCATTAAACATCAGAAACTGAGCAAAAGCGCCGCTGCAGAAAAAGCAATCGACTTGCTTCGTCTTGTAGGAATTCCAATGCCAGAAGAACGCTTTAAGCAATATCCTCACCAATTCTCTGGTGGGATGAGACAAAGGGTTGTTATCGCAATCTCACTTGCTTGTAACCCTAAAGTGTTAATTGCGGATGAACCGACTACTGCACTGGACGTAACCATCCAAGCACAGATTCTTGATTTGATGAAAGACCTTCAGAAGAAAATAGATACATCCATCATTTTTATTACACATGATCTTGGTGTTGTAGCAAATGTTGCAGACCGTGTAGCTGTTATGTATGGTGGCCAAATCATTGAAACGGGAACGGTGGACGAGATTTTCTACGATCCACGCCACCCTTACACATGGGGGTTATTAAGCTCCATGCCTGATTTAGACCTAGGTGATGAAGATGAGCTTTATGCGATTCCAGGTTCACCACCTGATTTGTCTGATCCACCAAAAGGAGATGCATTTGCTCCTCGTAACGAATTCGCTATGCAAATTGATTTGGAAATGGAGCCGCCAATGTTCCAAGTTTCCAAAACGCACTTTGCGAAAACGTGGTTGTTACATGAAGATGCACCAGCGGTAGAACCACCACTTGCTGTTCAAAAGCGTCGACGTCACATGCCACAAAACTTCGAAAAGCCTGTTTTGGTAAAGGACGGTGGAAACAATGGCAACTAATGAAAAATTAGTGGAAATTCGCAACCTGAAGCAGTATTTTAACGAAGGAAAGCCGAATATGGTCAAGGCTGTAGATGGCTTGAACTTTGATATCTTTCGCGGTGAAACACTAGGACTTGTTGGAGAGTCCGGATGTGGGAAGTCTACGACAGGCCGTACCATCATCCGCCTTTATGATGCAACAGACGGAGAAGTACTCTATGAAGGGGAAAACGTCCACGGCAAAAAGTCTAAGAAAGACTTGTTGAAATTCAACCGTAAGATGCAAATGATCTTCCAAGATCCATCTGCATCCTTGAACCCTCGAATGACGGTTGCTGATTGTATCGCAGAAGGCATCGATATTCACGGTTTGGCTAAGTCGAAGAAAGAGCGTCTAGCTCGAGTGCATGAACTACTAGAAACGGTTGGTTTAAATAAAGAGCACGCCAACCGCTATCCACACGAATTCAGTGGTGGACAGCGTCAACGTATCGGTATTGCTCGTGCACTAGCAGTGGAACCGGATTTCATCATTGCCGATGAGCCGATTTCAGCATTGGACGTTTCCATACAGGCACAGGTTGTCAACTTGATGAAAAAGCTTCAAAAGGAAAAAGGTCTAACGTATTTATTCATTGCCCATGACCTTTCCATGGTGAAATACATCTCCGACCGTATCGGAGTAATGTATTTCGGTAAAATCGTAGAACTTGCAAATAGTGATGATTTGTATAACAATCCGATTCACCCGTACACAAAATCCTTGCTATCCGCGATTCCTCAACCGGATCCGGATTCCGAGCGCACCCGTAAACGTTTTGCTTACGACCCAGCGTCCCATGGCTATGCCAAGGATGAGGAGTTAGAGTTGCGTGAAGTACGACCAGGACACTTTGTCTTGTGTTCAGAAGCAGAGTACAAGAAGTATCAAGCTGAGTATGCAGGGAAATAAATTTTTCTAGAAAACCGATTCCTCTATTGTGGGGGTCGGTTTTTTTGTTGGGCTTGGGCGGGGGTGGCGGTTCTAAATGACCGAAGTTCTGTGAAATGAAGGGGAATTGTCTAATAGAACGGTTCTATACGCCTGAAGCTCATGGAAAAGAGGAGGAAATGTCTAATAGAACGGCTCTATACGCCCGAAGCTCGGGGAAAAGAGGAGGAGATGTCTAATAGAACGGCTCTATACGCCCGAAGCTCGGGGAAAAGAGGAGGAAATGTCTAATAGAAGGGCTCTATACGCCCGAAGCACGGGGAAAAGAAGTGGAAATGTCTAATAGAACGCTTCTCTATGACCGAAAGCACTCCGCAAAAGCGAAAACGGTAAGAGAGAGCCAGTCTCTCCGCCCGAAAGCACTTCGCAAAAGCGAAAACGGTAAGAGAGAGCCAGTCTCTCCGCCCGAAACTCCTCCACAAAAGCCAAAACGGTAAGAGAGAAGCCGTCTCTCCACCCAAACCCCCTCCGCAAAACCCAAAATGGTAACAAAGAAGCCTGGATGAAATCTGACAACTCCACCACTCTAGTACTCTCGAATTATTTTGAAGGAAATTGTTGAAAAAGGTAAAAAAACAACGATTTTCCAGTATAATAGAGATAGCATATAAGAGAAGGGATTTTGAAATGAAATGATGAAAAAAATGATTGGTGGTCTTGTGGCTGCAGTCGGAATTTTCGTATTAGGTGGAACGTTCGTACAAGCAGAAGGAGAAGAAGTACTTCAAGCTGCACAACATGCAACAAAAAAGGTGGAAATGCAAACTCGCGAGTTACCAGTATCGATTGCGAGATTTGCGTTTGACTCTGGATATACCTTCACTTACCCTGATGCAGTTAGAGGAATCTATGTAACGGGACATTCCGCAGGCGGAGAAAGATTTCCACGCTTACTGGATCTACTGAACAAAACAGATCTTAACGCAATGGTTATTGATATTAAAGATGATCATGGATACCTGACTTACATACCGGAGGAGGAAAACTCCCCATTCATGGACATTGCGCAGCCTTATATCAAGGACCCCAAACAAATGATGAAAACCTTGGAAGAAAATGAAGTATACCCTATCGGTAGAATCGTAGTTTTCAAGGATACTGTGCTAGCAAAGAAGCGCCCGGATTTATCTTTTCAGGAAAATGGTAAAGTATGGGTGAACGGACGTGAAGAAGCATTTG
Proteins encoded in this region:
- a CDS encoding DUF3899 domain-containing protein; this encodes MNISIRSSLIFFLILLLATFGTSWIYYGEINLLTFINTSFTISSVFIFISLFTLVVQKGFFDGITYSFRRIFASSQPDKELAQDIRNEMRPPSELLQPLSTQHIFVASLLLFLCMLISLFMYYNS
- a CDS encoding peptide ABC transporter substrate-binding protein, with the translated sequence MKKSKYLLLLALTLVLSAFLAACGGGNSAQNNGGQGETPPAGEGEPTGPQVLNVVDSAEIPTMDSVQGTDAVAFNVMNNVFEGLYRLGENDEVVEGVAKSHEVSEDGLTYTFTLREDSVWSNGEPVTANDFVFAWQRAVDPNSGSEYGPYMMNGKIKNATQVSAGELPLEELGVKAVDDYTLEVTLEQPVAYFESLMTFPTFFPQNQKFLEEQGDKYALEADTLIYNGPFTLDSWEHEVGWTMKKNADYWDAETVKLDEINVKVVKEVSTGVNLYTAQQIDISPGLTSDFVTQYKEDPDLISYLEPTIFWFKFNQTKNEALANVNIRKAISMGFNKQDMADYVLNNGSIPANYSVPVEFVQHPETGEDFREKNGDINAFDAEKAKEHWEKGLEELGTEAVTIEILGGDTETAKTMQEYLQNQLQENLPGLTIKLKEVPFAQRLDLDAAMDYDMQLAGWGPDYLDAISFSNLWITDGGNNKMGYSNEEYDKLLNDVMTTYANDPVKRFEAMQEAERILLEEDAAIAPIYQRGTTRLWKPYVQNVYRHNFGPDFSYKWAYISGK
- the opp3b gene encoding oligopeptide ABC transporter permease, whose amino-acid sequence is MTKYLLQRILYMFITLFLIASFTFFLMKMMPGSPFTMQDKLSEAQKAILNAKYGLDDPMPVQYLKYLGSLVQGDLGISFQYDNRSVTSLIMQRIGPSAQLGFQAMFFGTIIGIFLGVIAALRQNTWVDYGSTIMAVLGKSIPSFVFAGLLQYWIGVKLGWFPVAFWSGWEFTVLPTIALAMFPIAISARFMRTEMIEVLGSDYITLARAKGASNYDIAVKHALRNALIPVVTVLGPLAVSLMTGTLVIEKIFSIPGLGEQFVRSITTNDYPVIMGTTLFFAALFIVIVLVVDILYGIIDPRIRLAGGKK
- a CDS encoding ABC transporter ATP-binding protein — protein: MATNEKLVEIRNLKQYFNEGKPNMVKAVDGLNFDIFRGETLGLVGESGCGKSTTGRTIIRLYDATDGEVLYEGENVHGKKSKKDLLKFNRKMQMIFQDPSASLNPRMTVADCIAEGIDIHGLAKSKKERLARVHELLETVGLNKEHANRYPHEFSGGQRQRIGIARALAVEPDFIIADEPISALDVSIQAQVVNLMKKLQKEKGLTYLFIAHDLSMVKYISDRIGVMYFGKIVELANSDDLYNNPIHPYTKSLLSAIPQPDPDSERTRKRFAYDPASHGYAKDEELELREVRPGHFVLCSEAEYKKYQAEYAGK
- the opp3C gene encoding oligopeptide ABC transporter permease, whose translation is MNNNKFDKLPKELFQPAVQDPSKSEKIAKPSLTYWQTAWLRIKKNKAAIAGAVILIVIAFLALFGPFMNNHGFNTQDVTQGNLPPKVPGIEKLGIMDGTRDGVDVYEQRGVEDYYWFGTDSLGRDLWTRVWTGTRISLYIALLAAFIDMVIGVAYGGISGFYGGRTDNIMQRIIEVLVGIPNLVIVILMILVLEPGIIAITIALTITGWVGMARVVRGQVLKLKSQEYVLASKTLGSTNNRIITKHLLPNVVGVVIINTMFTIPSAIFFEAFLSFIGLGLKPPMASLGTLIDDGFKSLQIFPHIMVFPAIIISLLMIAFNLVADGFRDALDPKMKD
- a CDS encoding ABC transporter ATP-binding protein; the encoded protein is MEKILEVKNLHVSFDTFGGEVKAIRGVDFDLKKGETLAIVGESGSGKSVTTKTVMRLLPKHNSNIKHGEILFDGKDLAKLSEKEMQNIRGKEIAMIFQDPMTSLNPTMTVGKQIMEGIIKHQKLSKSAAAEKAIDLLRLVGIPMPEERFKQYPHQFSGGMRQRVVIAISLACNPKVLIADEPTTALDVTIQAQILDLMKDLQKKIDTSIIFITHDLGVVANVADRVAVMYGGQIIETGTVDEIFYDPRHPYTWGLLSSMPDLDLGDEDELYAIPGSPPDLSDPPKGDAFAPRNEFAMQIDLEMEPPMFQVSKTHFAKTWLLHEDAPAVEPPLAVQKRRRHMPQNFEKPVLVKDGGNNGN